A stretch of Chitinophagales bacterium DNA encodes these proteins:
- a CDS encoding T9SS type A sorting domain-containing protein yields MFPNPTSTDFRTQTIPVGTQFFVTDLFGRKVEYFTSTGDQITFGSMYPSGVYLTRLKYADGTSKIYKLIKTGK; encoded by the coding sequence ATATTTCCTAATCCAACCTCTACTGATTTTCGTACCCAAACAATACCTGTAGGAACTCAATTTTTTGTTACCGATCTTTTTGGAAGGAAAGTGGAATATTTCACGAGTACCGGTGATCAAATTACGTTTGGATCAATGTATCCTTCTGGTGTTTATCTTACCCGCCTTAAATATGCAGATGGTACGAGCAAAATATATAAATTAATTAAAACAGGAAAATAA